A DNA window from Guyparkeria halophila contains the following coding sequences:
- a CDS encoding ubiquinone biosynthesis accessory factor UbiJ — protein sequence MISTALRFSAETVINRLIERDPNARARLADLAGLVIALEIEHPSLTLTVTPTTNGLMWRAADDLPPDARIHTSGPALLAALQREHSSDSLFTGDLVIEGDEQTATRFLRALSELDIDWADWLAEKVGVSAAGLVEQTAREVERTASEWRETRRIEQHDYLVHEARVIADDLDLAAFLEGVDEARAGVERLERRIGRLDATSTAHANKANRREA from the coding sequence ATGATTTCCACCGCCCTGCGTTTCAGCGCCGAAACCGTGATCAATCGGCTGATTGAGCGTGATCCGAACGCGCGCGCCCGGCTGGCCGACCTGGCCGGCCTGGTAATTGCCCTCGAGATCGAACACCCCAGCCTGACGCTGACCGTCACGCCCACCACCAACGGGCTGATGTGGCGCGCCGCGGACGATCTGCCGCCCGACGCCCGCATTCATACCAGCGGGCCGGCGTTGCTGGCCGCCCTACAGCGCGAGCACAGCTCGGACTCGCTGTTTACCGGTGATCTCGTGATCGAGGGCGATGAACAGACGGCCACCCGTTTCCTGCGCGCCTTGAGCGAACTCGACATCGACTGGGCCGACTGGCTGGCGGAAAAAGTCGGCGTCTCGGCCGCCGGCCTGGTCGAACAGACAGCGCGAGAGGTTGAACGCACCGCGAGCGAATGGCGCGAAACCCGCCGCATCGAGCAACACGACTACCTGGTGCACGAGGCCCGGGTCATCGCCGACGACCTCGACCTGGCGGCCTTTCTCGAGGGCGTGGACGAGGCGCGCGCCGGCGTGGAAAGACTCGAGCGACGGATCGGGCGACTCGATGCCACGTCAACCGCCCACGCCAACAAAGCAAACCGCCGGGAGGCCTGA
- a CDS encoding phospholipase A — protein sequence MSRPLLHLNHGQLPATLAGLVLLGVLSPATAQTATPDWSACAKIDADAERLACFDRLASSGPAAIEDDATQDEERRQSPSASSDAIDTGSKADQEATIPLINESEPVALERRLQSEQSGERNPFVMRSYRPNYIMPATYTPTDLSRDVYDFEPQHAETKFQLSFQFDWFEDPFGPNTALYFGYTQLSLWQTYNTKLLGEEQDASSPFRETNYEPELGLTLETDFSLAGLTFKRSRLSLIHTSNGQGGERSRSWNRLAASTSFGRGNFAGRLRGWYRLPEADEDENPDITDYMGYGDLLLAYKWNDQTIAATLRNNLDFANNKGAIQVDYSFPLSNRVKGYVQYFNGYGESLIDYNRSVSRIGVGIALTDWL from the coding sequence ATGTCCCGTCCCTTGCTCCATCTCAATCACGGTCAGCTGCCCGCCACGCTGGCCGGACTGGTCCTGCTCGGCGTTCTGAGCCCGGCCACTGCCCAGACAGCCACGCCCGACTGGTCGGCGTGCGCCAAGATCGATGCCGACGCGGAACGGCTGGCCTGCTTTGATCGACTGGCCTCGAGCGGACCGGCTGCTATCGAGGACGACGCCACGCAGGACGAGGAGCGTCGTCAATCGCCCAGCGCCAGCAGCGATGCGATCGACACCGGCTCGAAAGCGGACCAAGAGGCCACCATCCCGCTGATCAACGAGTCCGAGCCGGTCGCCCTGGAGCGTCGACTGCAGTCGGAACAGTCGGGCGAGCGCAATCCGTTCGTGATGCGCAGCTACCGACCCAACTACATCATGCCGGCGACCTACACGCCCACCGACCTGTCGCGCGACGTCTACGACTTCGAGCCGCAACACGCCGAGACCAAGTTCCAGCTGTCGTTCCAGTTCGACTGGTTCGAGGACCCGTTCGGCCCCAACACCGCCCTGTATTTCGGCTATACCCAACTCTCGCTCTGGCAGACCTACAACACCAAGCTGTTGGGCGAGGAGCAGGACGCCTCGTCTCCGTTCCGCGAGACCAACTACGAGCCCGAGCTGGGCCTGACCCTCGAGACGGATTTCTCGCTGGCCGGCCTAACCTTCAAGCGCAGCCGGTTGTCGCTGATCCATACTTCCAACGGCCAGGGCGGCGAGCGCTCGCGCAGCTGGAATCGGCTGGCCGCAAGCACCTCGTTCGGTCGGGGCAATTTCGCCGGCCGCCTGCGCGGCTGGTACCGACTACCCGAGGCCGACGAGGACGAAAACCCCGATATCACCGACTACATGGGCTACGGCGATTTACTGCTCGCCTACAAGTGGAACGATCAGACCATCGCCGCCACCCTGCGCAACAACCTCGATTTCGCCAACAACAAGGGCGCGATCCAGGTCGACTACAGCTTCCCGCTGTCAAATCGCGTCAAGGGCTACGTGCAGTACTTCAACGGCTACGGGGAAAGCCTGATCGACTACAATCGCTCGGTCAGCCGCATCGGTGTGGGCATTGCCCTGACCGACTGGCTCTGA
- a CDS encoding CHAD domain-containing protein: MPEDRGMGQAKKHARQLDADFLTQPAGEVAAVLIRAQQAVFRRAWAHYLEAADDDPEALHDLRVELRRLRVWLRLSRDVVRTRKSTRRRLKALARASSPMRDHEVMLELLDRVARDADGADVAARIRRLADERQPAGVDLAFDVKPGLKPRARKGTTPFDRWFASQVAMMTEQIERDLSSGRSGFHAARIQVKHLRYLIEPMHEPFAVVDSMLADLKTVQDWLGDLHDLVVFRAHLADYAGWLLTDALPAPLARPGKQARPLSQTFAGVRDDIIRLSAWQDAQFEAMWRDWETRRPALEKRLYAARNRLVGELDKAAGAAD; the protein is encoded by the coding sequence ATGCCGGAGGACAGAGGTATGGGGCAGGCCAAGAAGCACGCTCGGCAACTGGATGCCGATTTCCTTACCCAGCCGGCCGGCGAGGTCGCTGCCGTGCTCATTCGCGCCCAGCAGGCCGTTTTTCGTCGTGCCTGGGCCCATTACCTCGAGGCGGCCGATGATGACCCCGAGGCCCTGCACGACCTGCGGGTCGAGTTGCGGCGCCTGCGTGTCTGGTTGCGGTTGTCGCGCGACGTGGTTCGAACGCGCAAGTCGACACGGCGGCGCCTCAAGGCGCTGGCCCGGGCCAGCAGCCCGATGCGCGATCACGAGGTGATGCTGGAATTGCTCGATCGCGTGGCTCGAGATGCCGACGGCGCCGATGTCGCGGCGCGGATACGTCGTCTCGCCGATGAACGTCAGCCGGCGGGCGTTGATCTGGCGTTTGACGTCAAGCCGGGCCTCAAGCCGCGGGCACGCAAGGGCACTACCCCGTTCGACCGCTGGTTCGCGAGCCAGGTTGCCATGATGACCGAGCAAATCGAGCGGGACCTGTCGTCCGGTCGTTCGGGGTTCCACGCGGCACGCATCCAGGTCAAGCATCTGCGCTACCTGATCGAACCCATGCACGAGCCCTTTGCCGTGGTCGACTCCATGCTGGCCGATCTCAAGACCGTTCAGGACTGGCTGGGCGACCTGCACGATCTGGTGGTCTTCCGTGCGCACCTGGCCGATTACGCCGGCTGGCTACTGACCGACGCATTACCCGCGCCTCTCGCCCGTCCGGGCAAGCAGGCCAGACCCTTGAGCCAGACCTTCGCCGGCGTACGCGACGACATCATCCGACTCTCGGCCTGGCAGGACGCCCAGTTCGAGGCGATGTGGCGTGACTGGGAAACACGCCGCCCGGCGCTTGAGAAACGACTGTATGCGGCTCGCAATCGGCTGGTCGGCGAGCTCGACAAAGCCGCCGGTGCCGCCGATTGA
- a CDS encoding EAL domain-containing protein produces MLRLALLSVLMLFTAAGQAREVTVGLYENDPKIFRDAGGHPSGIFVELIERMAAEEGWELEFVECAWADCLERTSRGEIDLMPDVAISEQREVRFDFHTLPALHSWSQVYRRPGLEVDSIFDLSGRRVALLEGSIQQARIGALLDEFGITHESLAVDDFHAAFEAVAEGRADVALVNHLFGSRYHADYGLKRTPVVMEPARLFFATGAGRNAELLAAIDRHLARWQADGDSVYFDILERWLGERPRVLVPGWVGWLFATGGLLLLIGLGVVFWLRRAVVVRGRRLAETRRALETAYEVIEASPVVLFRWQLAPGWPVEFVSGNVDRWGYSPEEFLNGTRDFAEILHPEDLDRVAAEVEERLGAGATAFRQEYRILRADGSARWVADLTHVFRHEDGEVDRIEGVITDITEQREGERRQREAAAVLENTLEGVIITDADERIVMVNRAFQSLTGYTEAEVLDRPVTLLDAEHATSPWPAIREELAASGHWQGELTSRRKNGERFPELRAISRVVGPAGEDDHVVHLFTDMSRLRATEARLDFLARHDALTDLPNRALLLTHLRERVASADVGALGLLLIDLDRFRDVNDSYGHHVGDALLRQAARRLESLIEGRCLARLGGDEFAVLAENVGRADLATLAETIIAALTRPWRLDNGTEVRLGASVGITCYPDFGRSPEALLQQADAAVYRAKAEGRGSFRFFDDSLTAGARHRIEMETRLRRAIEADELELHYQPQVDVTSGRMIGAEALVRWRDGDRGLVPPDAFIPVAEQTGMIAALGDWVLREACRQGREWHDAGLPVPRLAVNVSARQLQDESLVDRVRAVLDETGYPPDRLELELTESALMHQQERSVRVLRALRRLGLHLAIDDFGTGYSSLAYLRQFPIDVLKIDKRFVDDLADNNDDREIAGAILAMGHALRLSVLAEGVETEAQLAFLRANGCDSYQGYLFSPPLPPAGFARLLAD; encoded by the coding sequence GTGCTGAGGCTGGCGCTATTGTCGGTGTTGATGCTGTTCACGGCCGCGGGTCAGGCCCGCGAGGTGACGGTCGGGTTGTACGAGAACGATCCCAAGATCTTCCGCGATGCCGGGGGGCATCCGTCGGGCATCTTCGTCGAGCTGATCGAACGCATGGCGGCGGAAGAGGGGTGGGAACTCGAGTTCGTGGAGTGTGCCTGGGCCGACTGCCTCGAGCGCACGTCGCGTGGCGAGATCGACCTGATGCCGGATGTGGCCATCAGCGAGCAGCGGGAGGTTCGATTCGACTTTCACACCTTGCCTGCCCTGCACAGCTGGTCGCAGGTCTATCGCCGCCCCGGCCTGGAAGTGGACTCGATCTTCGACCTGAGCGGGCGTCGGGTGGCGTTGCTGGAGGGGTCGATCCAGCAGGCGCGGATTGGTGCCTTGCTCGACGAGTTCGGTATCACCCACGAGTCCCTGGCGGTCGATGACTTTCATGCCGCCTTCGAGGCGGTGGCCGAGGGGCGCGCGGACGTAGCCCTGGTCAATCACCTGTTCGGCAGCCGCTATCACGCCGACTACGGCCTCAAGCGCACGCCGGTGGTAATGGAGCCGGCCCGGCTGTTCTTCGCGACCGGCGCCGGGCGCAATGCCGAACTGCTGGCGGCGATCGATCGCCACCTGGCGCGTTGGCAGGCCGACGGCGACTCGGTCTATTTCGACATCCTGGAGCGCTGGCTGGGCGAACGCCCGCGGGTGCTGGTGCCCGGCTGGGTGGGATGGCTGTTCGCGACCGGTGGCCTGCTGCTTTTGATTGGCCTGGGCGTGGTGTTCTGGCTGCGCCGAGCGGTGGTTGTTCGTGGTCGCCGCCTGGCGGAAACGCGTCGTGCGCTCGAGACGGCCTACGAGGTGATCGAGGCCAGTCCGGTGGTGCTGTTCCGATGGCAGCTTGCCCCCGGTTGGCCGGTGGAATTCGTCTCCGGCAACGTCGATCGTTGGGGCTATTCCCCCGAGGAATTCCTGAACGGGACGCGCGATTTTGCCGAGATCCTCCACCCGGAGGATCTCGATCGCGTCGCCGCCGAGGTGGAGGAACGGCTCGGTGCGGGCGCGACGGCCTTCCGGCAGGAGTATCGCATTCTGCGTGCCGATGGCAGCGCGCGCTGGGTGGCCGACCTGACGCACGTGTTCCGCCATGAAGACGGTGAGGTCGATCGCATCGAGGGCGTGATCACGGACATCACCGAGCAGCGCGAGGGCGAACGACGCCAGCGTGAGGCCGCGGCGGTGCTGGAAAACACGCTCGAGGGCGTGATCATCACCGATGCCGACGAGCGCATCGTGATGGTCAATCGCGCCTTCCAGTCGTTGACCGGCTACACCGAGGCGGAGGTGCTCGATCGGCCGGTCACCCTGCTGGATGCCGAACACGCAACCAGCCCCTGGCCGGCAATCCGCGAGGAGCTGGCGGCGAGCGGGCACTGGCAGGGCGAATTGACCAGTCGGCGCAAGAATGGCGAGCGCTTTCCCGAACTGCGGGCCATCAGTCGGGTGGTCGGGCCGGCCGGCGAGGACGATCACGTGGTGCACCTGTTCACCGACATGTCGCGCCTGCGGGCGACCGAGGCGCGCCTGGATTTTCTCGCCCGGCACGATGCCCTGACCGACCTGCCCAACCGGGCGCTGCTGCTCACGCACCTGCGTGAACGTGTGGCCTCGGCTGACGTCGGGGCGCTGGGCTTGCTGCTGATCGATCTCGATCGCTTCCGCGACGTCAACGACAGCTACGGCCACCACGTCGGCGATGCCCTGTTGCGTCAGGCGGCGCGACGCCTCGAGTCGCTGATCGAGGGGCGCTGCCTGGCGCGCCTGGGGGGCGACGAATTCGCCGTGCTTGCCGAAAACGTGGGTCGGGCCGATCTTGCCACGCTGGCCGAAACGATCATCGCGGCGCTCACCCGACCATGGCGACTGGATAACGGCACCGAGGTGCGTCTGGGCGCCAGCGTCGGCATTACCTGCTACCCGGATTTCGGTCGCAGCCCCGAGGCCCTGCTGCAACAGGCCGACGCCGCCGTCTATCGGGCCAAGGCCGAGGGGCGCGGCAGCTTCCGTTTCTTCGATGACAGCCTCACCGCCGGTGCCCGTCACCGCATCGAGATGGAGACCCGCCTGAGGCGCGCGATCGAGGCCGATGAACTGGAGTTGCACTACCAGCCGCAGGTCGATGTCACCAGCGGGCGGATGATCGGTGCCGAGGCACTGGTGCGCTGGCGCGACGGCGACCGGGGGCTGGTGCCGCCGGATGCCTTCATCCCGGTGGCCGAGCAGACCGGCATGATCGCCGCGCTCGGCGACTGGGTCCTGCGCGAGGCCTGCCGTCAGGGGCGGGAGTGGCACGATGCCGGCTTGCCGGTCCCGAGACTGGCCGTGAATGTATCGGCGCGACAACTGCAGGACGAGTCGCTGGTTGATCGGGTCCGAGCGGTGCTAGACGAGACCGGCTACCCGCCCGATCGGCTCGAGCTCGAACTGACCGAAAGCGCACTCATGCATCAGCAGGAACGCTCCGTCCGGGTGTTGCGCGCCCTGCGGCGACTGGGGCTGCATCTGGCGATCGACGATTTCGGTACCGGTTATTCCTCGCTGGCCTACCTGAGGCAATTCCCCATCGACGTCCTCAAAATCGACAAGCGCTTCGTCGATGACCTCGCCGACAACAACGACGACCGCGAGATCGCCGGGGCAATCCTCGCGATGGGCCATGCCCTGCGCCTGTCGGTGCTCGCCGAGGGGGTCGAGACCGAAGCGCAACTGGCCTTCCTGCGGGCCAATGGCTGTGACAGCTACCAGGGCTACCTCTTCAGCCCGCCGCTGCCGCCCGCGGGTTTTGCCCGCCTCCTGGCCGACTGA
- a CDS encoding Glu/Leu/Phe/Val family dehydrogenase translates to MTKNGGLLADALVHLKPLMDDERISGDARRRLSQPNRVVEVEIPLRMDDGSLKVFTGWRSLYDNTRGPGKGGIRFHPSVTGDEVAALSFWMAVKCAVVDLPFGGAKGGVCVDPKQLSRLELERLSRGYIRALLDVIGPDRDIPAPDVNTNETIMGWMADEYRQAAGRHQRGVITGKPPGHGGSLGRTAATGRGALQVLNIWERRRGRADQRPRVAVQGFGNAGFHFARLAHDAGYRVVAIADSRGAIYREEGLDPLPIWERKHQSTELSGQVYCEESVCAEVEVDKLTNEELLALDVDVLVLAALENAITEKNVDAIRAPTILEIANGPINNAADRQLAERDITVIPDVLANSGGVIVSHMEWVQNRIGDYWTEDEIERRLSDRLAEQADLVFERAVTEEESLRSAAYRQGIERIAIAMDGLGTERYFCGDTGP, encoded by the coding sequence ATGACGAAAAACGGTGGACTGCTGGCCGATGCGCTGGTGCACCTCAAGCCGTTGATGGACGACGAACGCATCTCGGGGGACGCCCGGCGACGATTGTCGCAACCCAACCGGGTGGTCGAGGTGGAGATCCCGTTGCGCATGGATGACGGTTCGCTCAAGGTCTTCACCGGCTGGCGATCGCTCTACGACAACACCCGCGGGCCGGGCAAGGGCGGCATCCGCTTCCACCCCAGCGTCACCGGCGACGAGGTCGCCGCGCTCAGTTTCTGGATGGCCGTCAAGTGCGCCGTGGTCGACCTGCCGTTCGGCGGGGCGAAGGGCGGTGTCTGCGTCGATCCCAAGCAGCTCTCGCGCCTGGAGCTCGAGCGCCTCTCGCGAGGCTACATCCGCGCGCTGCTCGACGTGATCGGCCCTGATCGGGATATCCCCGCACCGGACGTCAACACCAACGAGACCATCATGGGCTGGATGGCCGACGAGTACCGCCAGGCCGCCGGCCGGCACCAACGCGGCGTGATCACCGGCAAGCCGCCGGGGCACGGCGGCTCGCTGGGGCGTACGGCGGCCACCGGCCGCGGGGCGCTGCAGGTGCTCAATATCTGGGAGCGCCGGCGCGGACGGGCCGACCAGCGCCCGCGCGTGGCCGTGCAGGGCTTCGGCAACGCCGGCTTTCACTTCGCCCGCCTGGCGCACGATGCGGGCTACCGGGTGGTCGCCATCGCCGATTCGCGCGGCGCGATCTACCGGGAGGAGGGCCTCGACCCGCTGCCGATCTGGGAGCGCAAGCACCAGTCCACCGAGCTCTCGGGTCAGGTCTACTGCGAGGAGTCCGTCTGTGCGGAGGTGGAGGTCGACAAGCTCACCAACGAGGAGTTGCTCGCCCTCGACGTCGACGTGCTGGTGCTGGCCGCACTCGAGAACGCCATCACCGAGAAGAACGTCGATGCGATCCGTGCGCCGACGATCCTGGAGATCGCCAACGGCCCGATCAACAACGCCGCCGACCGCCAGCTGGCCGAGCGTGACATCACCGTCATTCCCGACGTGCTCGCCAATAGCGGCGGGGTGATCGTCAGTCACATGGAGTGGGTGCAGAACCGCATCGGCGACTACTGGACCGAGGACGAGATCGAGCGGCGATTGTCCGATCGCCTTGCCGAGCAGGCCGACCTGGTCTTCGAACGGGCGGTCACCGAGGAGGAATCCTTGCGTTCGGCCGCCTACCGGCAGGGTATCGAACGCATCGCCATCGCCATGGACGGGCTGGGCACCGAGCGGTATTTCTGCGGCGATACCGGGCCCTAG